The Naumovozyma dairenensis CBS 421 chromosome 3, complete genome genome has a window encoding:
- the AMD1 gene encoding AMP deaminase (similar to Saccharomyces cerevisiae AMD1 (YML035C); ancestral locus Anc_5.578), translated as MNLDQTSQNFSDLSLEVTPSNDELNPNYSNLALNNDSRKVDRKNVANRLALQTSRDNIESQDDFMSGNDANYSYHEEQQLNEHNLKQLATDGSIPANSVIYDQPLHSTNLDGSAKKSRTLSTSAQHTIPDPLRNTWVDDSNKKDSYAYKMGMLADDAAQQFLDSPSPELIGLYSNVTDCRNLRAKYQTLSCQNPSQNPKNKPDWEVYPPPPKPSYNAETKTVINVVNKPDMEVFDFDKCEIPGEDLDWDFDVNDDDSYFVHKSGDKDSKIAEIPTLRDYYLDLEKMITISSDGPAKSFAFRRLQYLEARWNLYYLLNEYQETTVSKRNPHRDFYNVRKVDTHVHHSACMNQKHLLRFIKHKLRHSKDEKVIFRDGKVLTLAEVFQSLNLTGYDLSIDTLDMHAHKDTFHRFDKFNLKYNPIGESRLREIFLKTDNYIKGKYLADITKQVLSDLENSKYQNCEYRISIYGRSIDEWDKLAGWIVDNKIISHNIRWLIQIPRLYDIYHKSGIVNNFQDICRNIFQPLFEVTKNPKSHPKLHVFLQRVIGFDSVDDESKVDRRFHRKYPKPSLWEAPQNPPYSYYLYYQYASMASLNQWRAKRGFNTLVLRPHCGEAGDPEHLVSSYLLAQGISHGILLRKVPFVQYLYYLDQVPIAMSPLSNNALFLTYDKNPFPRYFKRGLNVSLSTDDPLQFSYTREPLIEEYSVAAQIYKLSNVDMCELARNSVLQSGWEAQIKEHWIGKNFNRPGVEGNDVVKTNVPDIRINYRYDTLSTELELVNHFANFRNK; from the coding sequence ATGAATCTTGATCAAACATCTCAAAACTTTTCTGATCTATCTTTAGAAGTAACACCTTCTAACGATGAACTGAACCCAAATTACTCTAATTTAGCACTAAACAATGATTCAAGGAAAGTTGATAGAAAGAATGTCGCAAATAGATTAGCTTTACAAACTTCAAGGGATAATATTGAGAGTCAGGATGACTTTATGTCCGGTAACGACGCCAACTATTCTTACCATGAGGAACAACAATTGAATGAACACAATTTGAAACAACTAGCTACTGATGGTTCCATCCCTGCAAACTCAGTCATCTATGATCAACCTCTACATTCTACAAACCTTGATGGATCCGcaaagaaatcaagaaCTTTATCTACTAGTGCTCAACATACAATCCCTGATCCTCTAAGAAATACATGGGTAGATGATAGCAACAAAAAGGATAGTTATGCATACAAGATGGGGATGTTAGCTGATGATGCAGCTCAACAGTTCTTGGATTCTCCATCTCCAGAATTAATTGGACTCTATTCTAATGTTACTGATTGTAGAAATTTAAGGGCCAAGTATCAAACTTTATCGTGTCAAAACCCAAGTCAAAATCCGAAAAATAAACCTGATTGGGAAGTTTATCCCCCTCCACCTAAGCCATCTTATAATGCGGAGACTAAGACTGTTATAAATGTGGTAAATAAGCCAGATATGGAAGtgtttgattttgataaatgTGAAATTCCAGGCGAAGATTTAGATTGGGATTTCGATGtcaatgatgatgattcttATTTTGTTCATAAAAGTGGTGATAAAGACTCTAAGATTGCTGAAATTCCCACATTGCgtgattattatttagaTTTAGAGAAAATGATTACTATTTCCTCCGATGGTCCTGCGAAATCATTTGCGTTTAGAAGATTACAATATTTAGAAGCACGTTGGAATTTATATTACCTATTGAATGAATATCAAGAAACAACTGTCTCAAAGAGGAATCCTCATAGAGATTTCTATAATGTTAGAAAAGTGGATACTCACGTTCATCATTCTGCATGTATGAATCAAAAACATTTATTACGTTTCATAAAGCATAAACTGAGACATtctaaagatgaaaaggTGATCTTTAGAGATGGTAAAGTCTTGACATTAGCCGAAGTTTTccaatctttaaatttgacTGGTTATGATTTATCTATCGATACTTTAGATATGCATGCTCATAAGGATACATTCCATAGATTCGACAAgtttaatttgaaatataatccAATTGGTGAATCACGTTTAAGAGAAATCTTCTTAAAGACAGATAATTATATTAAGGGGAAATATTTGGCCGATATTACTAAACAAGTATTATcagatttagaaaattccaaatatcaaaattgtGAATATagaatttcaatttatgGTAGATCCATTGATGAATGGGATAAATTAGCCGGTTGGATagttgataataaaataatctCTCACAATATTCGTTGGCTAATTCAAATTCCTCGTCTATATGATATCTATCATAAATCAGGGATTGTTAACAATTTTCAAGATATTTGtagaaatattttccaacCATTATTTGAAGTAACTAAGAACCCAAAATCTCATCCAAAATTACATGTCTTTTTACAAAGAGTCATTGGGTTTGATTCAGTGGATGATGAATCTAAAGTAGACCGTCGTTTCCATAGAAAGTATCCAAAACCATCTTTATGGGAGGCTCCACAAAATCCACCATATTCTTATTACTTGTATTATCAATATGCAAGTATGGCTTCATTAAACCAATGGAGAGCCAAACGTGGGTTTAATACTCTGGTTTTAAGACCTCATTGTGGTGAAGCAGGTGATCCTGAACATTTAGTCTCTTCATATTTGCTAGCACAAGGTATTTCCCATGGTATCTTATTGAGAAAAGTTCCCTTTGttcaatatttatattatcttGATCAAGTACCTATTGCTATGTCACCACTATCAAACAATGCATTGTTTTTGACGTATGATAAGAATCCATTCCCAAGATATTTTAAGAGAGGTTTGAATGTTTCATTATCTACGGATGATCCTCTACAATTCTCATATACTAGAGAAccattaattgaagaatattcAGTAGCAGCCCAAATTTATAAGTTATCAAATG
- the SRC1 gene encoding Src1p (similar to Saccharomyces cerevisiae YDR458C and SRC1 (YML034W); ancestral locus Anc_5.577) — MNSDTDYLKPGFNFKKLRVPDLRRILTENHVTYLSSSKKSDLLKLFKENIEPRLPELREIHLHAQPSSEGIIDTNHTSGRNTSTSQSPDIRSSKHGLVWQADSDSNLNSDSSDSDSDSLTSFASQIKSKGSITPKPKKRKIGIPNDGTPIVNKVSKKSPSKSPNKSTSINNFDLSSGSDSETIEGLSINRSHPHISPNKGIEGFFHQENKNAGSNDEDPNKLKEAAAHVKPLAKLIKNNEKKKNIVRTYSSFSSDDSDIELEYQKAKRLVSGSNDNTNDESSSFQKEKDTSNRASTPTMDQQIIEILESDEEEEEDVGSNNTEKSLETESPNIQPIESPPKKQTVNTTRSILPKQEPSSENATPIKQKEIGSEENDADVNDNTNISSSEEESSSKSVTQRITTPELPTAEDVQESEDRVEELDKILNEEKTDTNNDFNKTTNQELIKEQVSPTSKVKETQMVSSLGEKNTSTPSSSKGEPATQRFPSHTKNHGSPRIKTPSKDVIKRSPIFKAYKLASPKISKKAPFSDKPHISNQQNSIVKPIKRDALPKVDITQPIVSLADTSTTTKETSSQKHPLSQDELEELSEMLSSTDGELEKDLEPEDNDINMEETERSTQSENETVSSSPLETEKVAITKNGKRALESDDVEEIKQVPKKKRRVIVGIKKILKTLCSLLKKIILLLLLIIPVIIALWYREQRIMVGYCGTEVDNRPSLIMRNVDYPYAYEIDSALQTYLKPECLPCPENAICYSNMEMKCRPKYRLVESRWNLFGLLPVSASCQRDDQRDQLVSEVVKKSLEFLRTKNAQIECGRSTDDIGSGLSEEELYEIFNEARVPWIDDDEFNDIWNQVISNLKEEPEVIWRQVSTNFFFNAFSIERPKNNNTNIFYLNYRTMTRSLQRIPPMTQAQPMIIKGRKDIFTKIPKSKKEKGTFRSTSTKHVSVKCKFQWEIYETYRRNRYLIWTGLSTATLAKIVEKKLKNYFEEKAKIVTVTRDVLKRLQKVKKQGSNPPYLSSIQLRDIFLADVVDFKRKAYLWKHVEKNLEHNNSNIKSTLMEIHGDIMKCWEWIGPLDTEDEEEEHENLA, encoded by the coding sequence ATGAATTCAGATACTGATTATCTAAAACCCGgattcaattttaaaaagTTGAGAGTACCTGACTtaagaagaatattaaCAGAAAATCATGTTACTTATTTATCTAGCTCTAAGAAGAGTGACTTATTAAAGCTTTTTAAAGAGAATATAGAACCTCGTCTTCCAGAACTAAGGGAGATCCATTTACATGCCCAACCAAGTAGTGAAGGGATCATTGATACCAATCATACCAGTGGTAGAAATACATCTACGTCCCAAAGTCCAGATATTCGTTCATCAAAACACGGCCTAGTATGGCAAGCTGATTCAGATTCCAACTTGAACTCAGATTCTTCGGACTCAGATTCAGATTCATTGACATCATTTGCAAGCCAAATTAAAAGTAAAGGTTCAATAACCCCTAAAccaaagaaaaggaaaattgGTATTCCAAATGATGGAACCCCAATTGTCAATAAAGTATCGAAAAAGAGTCCATCCAAATCTCCTAATAAGTCTacttcaataaataatttcgATCTGTCATCGGGTTCTGATTCTGAAACTATTGAAGgtctttcaataaataGAAGTCATCCTCATATTAGCCCTAATAAAGGAATTGAAGGGTTTTTCCATCAGGAGAACAAAAATGCCGGctcaaatgatgaagatccCAATAAACTGAAAGAAGCAGCAGCTCACGTGAAACCATTAGCGAAACTAATCAAGAATAAcgagaagaagaagaacataGTACGTACATATTCTAGTTTTTCTTCTGACGATTCAGATATTGAATTAGAGTACCAAAAGGCAAAGAGGTTGGTTTCAGGTTCTAACGATAATACGAATGATGAATCGTCATCATTCCAGAAGGAAAAAGATACTTCTAATAGAGCAAGTACCCCTACAATGGATCAACagattattgaaatattggaatccgatgaagaagaagaagaagatgttgGTTCGAATAATACAGAAAAATCTTTAGAAACTGAAAGTCCAAATATTCAACCGATAGAATCTCCACCTAAAAAACAAACAGTGAACACCACAAGAAGTATACTACCCAAGCAAGAACCATCGTCTGAAAATGCAACTCCCatcaaacaaaaagaaatcggaagtgaagaaaatgatgctgatgttaatgataatacaaatatttcGTCTAGTGAGGAAGAGTCATCGTCTAAAAGTGTAACTCAAAGAATTACAACTCCAGAATTACCAACTGCAGAAGATGTTCAGGAAAGCGAAGATCGTGTAGAAGAATTggataaaatattaaatgaagaGAAAACAGACACAAACaatgatttcaataaaaCCACCAATCAAGAGCTTATTAAAGAGCAAGTAAGTCCTACGTCGAAAGTTAAAGAAACACAAATGGTGTCGTCGCTTGGAGAAAAAAACACTTCCACGccatcttcttctaaagGGGAGCCAGCTACACAACGGTTCCCATCACATACAAAGAACCATGGTTCTCCTCGTATTAAAACTCCTAGTAAAGATGTTATCAAACGCTCTCCAATATTCAAAGCTTATAAACTCGCTTCTCCAAAGATTTCAAAGAAAGCCCCATTTTCTGATAAACCGCACATTTCGAACCAACAAAATAGCATAGTAAAACCAATAAAGCGTGATGCGCTTCCTAAAGTAGATATCACACAACCTATAGTATCATTAGCTGATACCAGTACAACTACTAAAGAAACCTCTAGTCAAAAACATCCCTTATCACAAGATGAACTAGAAGAATTATCTGAAATGTTATCATCTACTGATGgtgaattggaaaaagaTTTAGAACCTGAAGATAATGACATAAATATGGAAGAAACCGAAAGAAGTACCCAATCTGAAAATGAGACTGTCTCGTCATCCCCTCTAGAAACTGAAAAGGTAGCTATCACAAAGAATGGGAAGAGAGCGCTAGAATCTGACGATgtagaagaaataaagCAAGTtccaaaaaagaaaagaagagtCATTGTAGGcattaagaaaattttaaaaacGTTATGCAGTCTcttaaagaaaatcattCTTTTACTCCTATTGATTATACCTGTAATAATTGCATTATGGTATAGAGAACAAAGAATTATGGTAGGTTATTGTGGTACTGAAGTAGATAATAGGCCCAGTTTAATTATGAGGAACGTTGATTATCCATATGCATACGAAATTGACTCCGCTTTACAAACATACCTGAAACCAGAATGTTTGCCCTGTCCTGAAAACGCCATTTGTTATTCAAATATGGAAATGAAGTGTAGACCCAAATATAGATTAGTTGAATCGAGATGGAATTTATTTGGATTACTACCCGTTAGTGCATCTTGTCAAAGGGATGATCAAAGAGATCAATTGGTTTCTGAAGTGGTTAAAAAAAGTTTGGAGTTTTTAAGAACAAAGAACGCCCAAATAGAATGTGGTAGAAGTACTGATGATATCGGAAGTGGATTATCCgaagaagaattatatgaaatattcaacGAAGCCCGTGTGCCTTGgattgatgatgacgaatttaatgatatttggAATCAAGTTATTTCAAACTTAAAGGAAGAACCTGAAGTTATTTGGAGGCAAGTGAGtactaattttttttttaatgctttttcaatagaaCGGCCTAAGAACAACAATACtaacattttttatttaaattacAGAACGATGACACGAAGTTTGCAAAGGATACCGCCAATGACTCAAGCACAGccaatgataataaaggGAAGAAAAGATATCTTCACCAAAATTCCCAAGAGCAAAAAAGAGAAGGGGACTTTTCGATCGACATCCACGAAGCACGTCAGCGTCAAGTGCAAATTCCAATGGGAAATCTATGAAACGTATCGAAGAAATAGATACTTGATATGGACAGGTTTATCGACAGCCACGCTAGCTAAGATAGTTGaaaaaaagttgaaaaactattttgaagaaaaggcTAAAATTGTAACGGTTACAAGAGACGTTTTGAAGAGATTACAAAAAGTTAAGAAACAGGGATCTAACCCTCCGTATTTAAGTTCCATCCAATTGAGGGACATCTTTTTGGCTGACGTAGTCGATTTTAAAAGAAAGGCCTACCTTTGGAAGCACGTTGAAAAGAATTTAGAGCATAATAACAGTAATATTAAATCGACATTGATGGAGATTCATGGTGATATTATGAAATGTTGGG